From the Euphorbia lathyris chromosome 6, ddEupLath1.1, whole genome shotgun sequence genome, one window contains:
- the LOC136232380 gene encoding probable LRR receptor-like serine/threonine-protein kinase RFK1 isoform X5, with translation MKLFAFLIIALSCFKLLRFTWGKLVQQEVDALEEITRTMGSTYWKFDADSCEVKMVGVTPVPPKNAEHSIECKCNNANDTDCHVVSIVLKGFNLPGVLPSQLFKLPYLQAIDFAFNFLNGSIPREWSSMQLTSISLLVNRLSGEIPKELGDITTLIYLGLETNQFSGIVPSELGNLINLQTLMLSSNLLTGNLPMSFGGLVNLTDLRINDNNFSGTIQNFIRNWKKLTRLEMHASGLEGPIPSSISLLNNLSELRLSDMKGPSQKFPNLSSITGITRLVLRSCNISGELPAYIWAMKNLEMLDVSFNMLVGKLPETVTAERLRFVFLTGNLLSGNVPESILRAGSNVWQLHSCAKTYECPQISSCFHVNCGGKDATIKENKTSILYRGDVTEEGGTAKLYVNDHSYWGFSSTGDFMDDNDYQNTRYTVSLQSSNISPLLSTARISPISLTYFHYCLKNGKYLVRLHFAEIQFTDDKTYNSLGRRMFDIYIQERLEKKDFNIEDVAGGVRKPLVISVPDVNVSNNILEIRFYFAGKGTTRIPNRGVYSPLISAISVASDLKHCSSGENSGTLGIIAGVIGVSCLTLVAMGMFWWKCYLPRKWVKQQDQNLPTGTFSLKQIRAATDNFDPANKIGEGGFGPVYKCRVYCVMAR, from the exons ATGAAGCTCTTTGCTTTCTTGATTATTGCTCTTAGTTGCTTTAAGTTGCTGAGGTTTACTTGGGGGAAGTTGGTTCAACAAGAAG TTGATGCTCTTGAAGAAATCACACGGACAATGGGTTCTACATACTGGAAGTTTGATGCTGATTCTTGTGAGGTTAAAATGGTTGGAGTAACACCAGTTCCACCGAAGAACGCAGAGCACAGCATAGAATGCAAATGCAACAATGCTAATGATACTGATTGTCATGTCGTAAGCAT AGTTCTCAAGGGATTCAATCTTCCCGgggttcttccttctcaacTTTTTAAGCTTCCTTATCTCCAAGCAAT TGATTTTGCTTTTAACTTCCTCAACGGTTCTATTCCACGTGAATGGTCTTCAATGCAATTGACTTCAAT CTCTCTTCTCGTAAACCGCTTGTCAGGGGAGATTCCGAAGGAGTTGGGAGATATTACAACTCTCATATATCT AGGCCTTGAAACAAATCAATTTTCTGGGATTGTGCCTTCTGAGCTTGGGAATTTGATCAACTTGCAAACATT AATGCTGTCTTCCAATCTGTTGACTGGAAACCTGCCAATGTCCTTTGGTGGACTAGTTAATCTAACAGATTT GAGGAtaaatgataataattttagCGGAACCATTCAGAACTTCATAAGGAATTGGAAAAAACTTACCAGATT AGAAATGCATGCAAGTGGACTGGAGGGTCCAATTCCATCAAGTATTTCTCTTCTGAATAATTTAAGTGAGCT GAGACTTAGTGACATGAAAGGACCTAGCCAAAAGTTCCCAAATTTAAGCAGCATAACTGGTATAACAAGATT GGTTTTGAGGAGCTGTAACATTTCTGGGGAACTCCCTGCCTATATCTGGGCAATGAAGAATCTCGAAATGTT ggATGTCAGTTTCAACATGTTAGTTGGGAAACTTCCAGAAACCGTAACTGCAGAACGTCTGCGATTTGT TTTCTTAACTGGCAACTTGCTCAGTGGAAATGTGCCGGAGTCGATCTTGAGGGCAGGAAGTAATGT GTGGCAACTTCATTCATGTGCAAAGACTTACGAATGTCCTCAAA TTTCTAGTTGTTTTCATGTTAACTGTGGTGGTAAAGATGCAACAATCAAGGAAAACAAAACATCCATTTTATACCGAGGAGACGTAACAGAAGAAGGTGGTACAGCAAAACTTTATGTAAATGACCACAGCTACTGGGGATTTAGTAGCACTGGTGACTTCATGGATGATAACGATTACCAAAATACTCGTTATACAGTTTCTCTACAATCTTCAAACATTTCCCCATTGTTATCAACAGCACGCATCTCGCCAATATCTCTTACTTATTTCCATTACTGTTTAAAGAATGGCAAGTACTTGGTAAGGCTCCACTTTGCAGAGATACAATTCACTGATGACAAAACATATAACAGCCTAGGAAGGCGCATGTTTGATATTTATATACAG GAAAGGTTAGAAAAGAAGGACTTCAACATTGAAGATGTGGCTGGTGGTGTCAGAAAACCTTTAGTAATATCAGTACCTGATGTCAATGTGAGCAATAATATCTTGGAGATTCGATTTTATTTTGCTGGCAAAGGGACAACAAGGATTCCTAATAGAGGGGTTTACAGTCCCCTTATATCAGCCATCTCTGTTGCATCTG ATCTGAAACATTGTTCAAGTGGTGAAAACAGTGGAACTTTAGGTATTATTGCTGGAGTTATTGGAGTGTCATGCCTTACTTTAGTTGCAATGGGAATGTTTTGGTGGAAATGCTATTTACCAAGAAAATGGGTTAAACAACAAG ATCAAAATTTGCCAACAGGGACCTTTTCCTTGAAGCAAATCAGAGCGGCTACTGACAACTTTGATCCTGCTAACAAGATCGGAGAGGGTGGTTTTGGTCCAGTATACAAG TGCAGGGTTTATTGCGTGATGGCACGGTGA